ACGAAGGCAGACGGGGTGAGAATGGGCAGGTGGACCCACAAGGAGCCCTGATGGCGGCCATCGCTAAGACGCTAAAACCCGAGCAGATGACGGCGGTGGCCAATCACGTGCAATCCCTGGCCCTGGTGGTGCCGAAAGAACGCACGCTGGAAGGTGCCCAAGTGCAGGCTGGCCAGGAGCTGTTTTACGAACGCTGCATGGAATGCCATCGCTACAATGCCAGTGGCGAACAGCTTTTCGGCAGCCCGCCTTTGGTCGGCCGCCAGGGGTGGTACCTGCTGGCTCAGCTCAAGAAATTCAAGAGCCTCCACCGCGGCAATGCCAAGGGGGATGACAAGGGGGCGAAGATGGTGATGATGACCACGCTTTTCATAGAAGATGAGCAGGTGATGAAAAACCTGGTGGGCTACATTTTGACACTGAATCCAGAGCCCGTTAAGCCCTGAATCCATCCCCAAGCCAAAGTATATCCGCCCCACTGCCGACAACAGGCGTAAAGTGGCCAT
This is a stretch of genomic DNA from Prosthecobacter algae. It encodes these proteins:
- a CDS encoding cytochrome c; its protein translation is MPRFLTLFLLISLALRCPAEEMGAQLFQTVCAACHGPKGEGKDDLKTPSIANLPEWYVLRQLTNFHEGRRGENGQVDPQGALMAAIAKTLKPEQMTAVANHVQSLALVVPKERTLEGAQVQAGQELFYERCMECHRYNASGEQLFGSPPLVGRQGWYLLAQLKKFKSLHRGNAKGDDKGAKMVMMTTLFIEDEQVMKNLVGYILTLNPEPVKP